A single genomic interval of Equus quagga isolate Etosha38 chromosome 19, UCLA_HA_Equagga_1.0, whole genome shotgun sequence harbors:
- the MTERF2 gene encoding transcription termination factor 2, mitochondrial isoform X1, which translates to MLRRSDEYILSPRTVGISQWTAGMLWKLLGRCQPCRLCSFRRMLSASQYRPVLAYFPYTTDNRSNKENKRTVEKLYKFSVDIRKIRRLKGWVLLEDETYVEEIANILQQLGADETAVASILERCPEAIVCSPTAVNTQREIWRLVCKNEEELVKLIQQFPESFFTVKDQENRKLNIQFFQELGLKNVVISRFLTTASNVFHNPVEKNKQMISILQESYLNLGGSEANMKVWLLKLLSQNPFILLNSSVAIGETLEFLQEQGFTNSEILQLVSKLKGFLFQLCPRNIQTSISFSKNAFKCSDHDLKQLVLKCPALLYYSVPVLEERIQGLLKEGISIAQIRETPMVLELTPQIVQYRIRKLNSLGYRIKDGHLANLNGTRKEFEASFDKIQAKKGRPLFNPVAPLNVEE; encoded by the exons ATGCTTCGAAG GTCCGATGAGTACATTCTGAGTCCCAGGACGGTGGGAATTAGCCAATGGACTGCAGGCATGCTGTGGAAGTTGCTGGGGAGATGCCAGCCCTGCAGGCTGTGTTCTTTCAGAAGGATGCTCTCAGCTTCACAATACAGACCTGTTTTAGCATACTTCCCCTATACAACTGATAATCGgtcaaacaaagaaaataaaagaacagtgGAAAAGCTCTATAAATTTTCAGTTGATATCAGGAAAATTCGCAGATTAAAAGGATGGGTTCTTTTGGAGGATGAAACCTATGTTGaagaaattgcaaatattttacaacaGCTAGGTGCTGACGAGACTGCTGTGGCCAGTATTTTGGAACGCTGCCCAGAAGCAATTGTCTGCAGTCCAACCGCTGTTAACACCCAGAGAGAGATCTGGCGGCTGGTCTGCAAAAACGAGGAAGAGTTAGTCAAGTTAATACAACAGTTTCCAGAATCTTTCTTTACTGTTAAAGACCAGGAAAACCGGAAGCTGAACATTCAGTTCTTTCAAGAGTTGGGACTCAAAAATGTGGTCATTAGCAGATTTTTGACAACTGCATCTAATGTTTTTCATAACCCTGTTGAGAAGAATAAGCAAATGATAAGTATTCTCCAAGAGAGTTATCTAAATTTAGGTGGCTCTGAGGCCAACATGAAAGTTTGGCTACTAAAATTATTAAGCCAAAACCCATTCATTTTGTTAAATTCGTCTGTGGCTATAGGGGAAACACTAGAATTTCTCCAGGAGCAAGGTTTCACAAACTCTGAAATTCTCCAACTTGTGTCCAAACTCAAAggatttctttttcaactttgcCCAAGAAATATACAGACCAGTATTTCCTTctctaaaaatgcttttaaatgctCTGATCATGACCTGAAGCAACTAGTTTTGAAATGTCCTGCCCTTTTATATTATTCTGTTCCAGTTTTGGAAGAGAGGATTCAGGGATTATTAAAAGAAGGAATTTCCATAGCTCAGATACGAGAGACACCAATGGTTCTTGAATTAACGCCACAGATAGTACAGTACaggataaggaaactgaattcCTTAGGCTATAGAATAAAGGATGGACATCTAGCAAATCTAAATGGAACGAGAAAAGAGTTTGAAGCTAGCTTTGATAAAATTCAGGCCAAAAAAGGAAGGCCATTATTTAACCCTGTGGCGCCATTAAATGTTGAAGAGTAG
- the MTERF2 gene encoding transcription termination factor 2, mitochondrial isoform X2 — protein MLWKLLGRCQPCRLCSFRRMLSASQYRPVLAYFPYTTDNRSNKENKRTVEKLYKFSVDIRKIRRLKGWVLLEDETYVEEIANILQQLGADETAVASILERCPEAIVCSPTAVNTQREIWRLVCKNEEELVKLIQQFPESFFTVKDQENRKLNIQFFQELGLKNVVISRFLTTASNVFHNPVEKNKQMISILQESYLNLGGSEANMKVWLLKLLSQNPFILLNSSVAIGETLEFLQEQGFTNSEILQLVSKLKGFLFQLCPRNIQTSISFSKNAFKCSDHDLKQLVLKCPALLYYSVPVLEERIQGLLKEGISIAQIRETPMVLELTPQIVQYRIRKLNSLGYRIKDGHLANLNGTRKEFEASFDKIQAKKGRPLFNPVAPLNVEE, from the coding sequence ATGCTGTGGAAGTTGCTGGGGAGATGCCAGCCCTGCAGGCTGTGTTCTTTCAGAAGGATGCTCTCAGCTTCACAATACAGACCTGTTTTAGCATACTTCCCCTATACAACTGATAATCGgtcaaacaaagaaaataaaagaacagtgGAAAAGCTCTATAAATTTTCAGTTGATATCAGGAAAATTCGCAGATTAAAAGGATGGGTTCTTTTGGAGGATGAAACCTATGTTGaagaaattgcaaatattttacaacaGCTAGGTGCTGACGAGACTGCTGTGGCCAGTATTTTGGAACGCTGCCCAGAAGCAATTGTCTGCAGTCCAACCGCTGTTAACACCCAGAGAGAGATCTGGCGGCTGGTCTGCAAAAACGAGGAAGAGTTAGTCAAGTTAATACAACAGTTTCCAGAATCTTTCTTTACTGTTAAAGACCAGGAAAACCGGAAGCTGAACATTCAGTTCTTTCAAGAGTTGGGACTCAAAAATGTGGTCATTAGCAGATTTTTGACAACTGCATCTAATGTTTTTCATAACCCTGTTGAGAAGAATAAGCAAATGATAAGTATTCTCCAAGAGAGTTATCTAAATTTAGGTGGCTCTGAGGCCAACATGAAAGTTTGGCTACTAAAATTATTAAGCCAAAACCCATTCATTTTGTTAAATTCGTCTGTGGCTATAGGGGAAACACTAGAATTTCTCCAGGAGCAAGGTTTCACAAACTCTGAAATTCTCCAACTTGTGTCCAAACTCAAAggatttctttttcaactttgcCCAAGAAATATACAGACCAGTATTTCCTTctctaaaaatgcttttaaatgctCTGATCATGACCTGAAGCAACTAGTTTTGAAATGTCCTGCCCTTTTATATTATTCTGTTCCAGTTTTGGAAGAGAGGATTCAGGGATTATTAAAAGAAGGAATTTCCATAGCTCAGATACGAGAGACACCAATGGTTCTTGAATTAACGCCACAGATAGTACAGTACaggataaggaaactgaattcCTTAGGCTATAGAATAAAGGATGGACATCTAGCAAATCTAAATGGAACGAGAAAAGAGTTTGAAGCTAGCTTTGATAAAATTCAGGCCAAAAAAGGAAGGCCATTATTTAACCCTGTGGCGCCATTAAATGTTGAAGAGTAG